Proteins from a genomic interval of Rhodothermales bacterium:
- a CDS encoding TetR/AcrR family transcriptional regulator — MPRSKSFDVDDALDAAVDLFWGKGYAATSMEDLVNHLGINRGSLYATFGSKQALYERAVERYAAGGRDWFSGTINDREVPLREAIKTALVSSAETCNHRGCLLVSTIMERNADDERSRELSSKALDELRAIATAAFESRRGELAFGVTADRAADLMLVTMQGLRVVATTDSQIGADSTIQTVLDTLAPEPPADGNRSREP; from the coding sequence ATGCCTCGATCCAAGTCCTTCGACGTCGACGACGCGCTAGATGCAGCCGTCGACCTGTTCTGGGGCAAGGGCTATGCTGCCACCTCGATGGAGGACCTCGTCAACCATCTTGGCATCAATCGGGGATCGCTCTACGCCACCTTTGGTTCGAAACAGGCCCTCTACGAGAGGGCGGTCGAGCGCTATGCGGCAGGGGGCAGGGACTGGTTTTCCGGGACGATCAATGACCGGGAAGTGCCGCTACGGGAAGCCATCAAGACAGCACTGGTCTCATCGGCCGAGACCTGCAACCATCGTGGATGTCTGCTGGTGAGCACCATCATGGAGCGAAACGCAGACGACGAGCGAAGCCGCGAGCTTTCATCGAAGGCACTCGATGAGCTTAGAGCTATAGCAACGGCGGCGTTCGAGTCGCGGCGAGGCGAGTTGGCCTTCGGGGTCACTGCCGACCGCGCCGCCGACCTGATGTTGGTGACCATGCAAGGGTTGCGAGTCGTGGCCACGACCGACTCACAGATCGGCGCTGATTCCACCATCCAGACTGTGCTCGATACCCTGGCTCCGGAACCTCCGGCAGACGGTAACCGAAGCCGCGAGCCTTGA
- a CDS encoding ABC transporter permease, with the protein MFDLEAALRAWRKALATGRSMLPEDLDELERHVRDHIHELRTEGYSPQDAFEKARDEVVSDQRTREAYQQVYWGKLRRKGLLRTSLLAEWAIVRSQAVIAIRGLMRNPGYTVLNVTGLAVGIACSLLIILFVRSERSFDRFNEHADRIVRVVMQVPDGRQIEVTPTVVAPLLAREFAQVERATRLYDIGQFRAVTIQTGQESWQEHGFMYADSTVFDVFTLPFSEGVPEEALVRPRTVVISQTAARRYFARTTNLVGQTLRIASVDFEVTGVMQDVPSTSHLQFDVLASFVSTRWASREIWDSANFYTYLLLSSPEALPAIDQGVRDLVARAQSEAGAREGVSFAYQRLTDIHLVHEGRARFVWILAALAVLILGAACINYINLSTARSGRRAVEVGVRKALGAHRGQLMRQFFGESGVMAFLALTVGVVMAMVLLPTFSQLSGKDLALSAFADPWLWVLLAAILAATSVAAGLYPAMLLSRFHPAVVLKGAKGSSGSGGHLRRALVVSQFALTVFLLVGTWSVLGQLDLIRTGDLGFDREHVAVIPLADRASRQAIPALKSELSSQASILEVAATNAIPGKQEGGYSLFLETPQDDNPSVSATPVDPDIVDALGLELIAGTGFSNPGNLLARPDSARYQYVINEDMVRLAGWTPETAIGQRLSVSGGTRMGDVVGVIQDYNFLPLTEQIQPLALFVEPSWNVLLVKMDGRNVSGTLEAIRSTWRAATGGSPFSYQFLDREYNALYQTEQRLAGVMGAAAYLAILIACLGLLGLASYTAEQRTKEIGIRKALGASVFGVVTMLNREFSLLVLIGFLIGAPAAWMAMNRWLEGYAYRAPLSVWSVLGAGGLILAMAWFTAGWQSWRAARVNPAKALGR; encoded by the coding sequence ATGTTTGATCTTGAAGCAGCCCTTCGGGCCTGGAGAAAAGCCCTGGCCACCGGCAGATCGATGCTGCCAGAAGATCTGGACGAACTGGAGCGCCACGTCCGTGACCACATCCATGAACTGCGGACGGAGGGCTACTCGCCGCAGGACGCATTCGAAAAGGCGCGGGATGAAGTCGTTTCGGATCAGCGAACCCGGGAGGCCTATCAGCAGGTCTACTGGGGAAAGCTCCGCCGCAAGGGGCTCCTGCGCACCTCCCTTCTGGCTGAATGGGCCATCGTTCGTAGCCAGGCCGTAATTGCCATCCGCGGTCTCATGCGCAACCCTGGCTACACCGTCCTGAACGTGACGGGACTGGCCGTCGGCATAGCCTGCAGCCTCTTGATCATCCTGTTTGTCAGGAGTGAGCGCTCATTTGACCGGTTCAATGAGCACGCCGATCGCATTGTGCGAGTGGTCATGCAGGTCCCGGACGGTCGCCAGATTGAAGTGACGCCGACCGTTGTAGCGCCGCTGTTGGCGCGGGAGTTTGCGCAGGTGGAGCGAGCCACACGCCTCTACGACATCGGTCAATTCCGCGCGGTTACCATCCAGACCGGCCAGGAAAGCTGGCAGGAGCATGGCTTCATGTATGCCGACTCGACGGTGTTCGACGTCTTTACGCTCCCGTTTTCCGAGGGCGTGCCCGAGGAGGCGCTGGTTAGACCCAGGACGGTAGTGATCAGCCAAACGGCGGCACGCCGCTACTTCGCTCGGACCACGAACCTCGTAGGCCAGACGTTGCGCATCGCGTCGGTGGACTTTGAAGTGACGGGGGTCATGCAGGATGTCCCCTCGACGTCCCACCTGCAATTCGATGTGCTCGCGTCCTTTGTGTCTACTCGATGGGCGTCGCGAGAGATCTGGGACTCCGCAAATTTCTACACGTACCTGTTGCTGTCTTCCCCGGAAGCCCTGCCTGCCATTGATCAGGGCGTCAGGGATCTGGTGGCACGGGCCCAGTCTGAAGCGGGTGCGCGGGAGGGGGTCTCCTTTGCGTATCAACGGCTGACCGATATCCACCTCGTTCACGAAGGGCGGGCACGATTCGTCTGGATTCTGGCGGCCCTGGCGGTGCTGATTCTGGGGGCGGCCTGCATCAATTACATCAACCTCTCAACGGCTCGGTCCGGCAGGCGCGCCGTCGAAGTGGGTGTGCGCAAAGCCCTCGGTGCCCACCGGGGGCAGCTGATGCGTCAGTTCTTTGGTGAGTCCGGCGTGATGGCGTTTCTCGCGCTGACCGTGGGAGTCGTCATGGCGATGGTCCTACTGCCGACTTTCTCGCAACTGAGTGGGAAAGACCTGGCGCTCAGCGCCTTTGCGGACCCCTGGCTATGGGTCCTCCTGGCGGCGATTCTGGCGGCTACTTCCGTTGCAGCTGGTCTCTACCCCGCGATGTTGCTCAGCCGATTCCACCCCGCCGTGGTACTGAAGGGCGCAAAAGGCTCGAGCGGTTCGGGCGGACACCTGCGCCGGGCACTTGTGGTAAGCCAGTTCGCGCTGACTGTATTCCTGTTGGTCGGCACGTGGTCCGTTCTCGGTCAATTGGATCTCATCCGCACGGGAGACCTGGGGTTTGATCGCGAGCATGTCGCTGTGATTCCGCTTGCCGACAGGGCGTCCCGTCAGGCCATCCCCGCCCTGAAATCGGAGCTCTCCAGCCAGGCCAGCATCCTGGAGGTGGCGGCGACCAATGCCATTCCGGGCAAACAGGAAGGAGGCTACAGTCTCTTTTTGGAAACTCCGCAAGACGACAATCCATCCGTTTCTGCAACGCCGGTGGACCCGGACATTGTGGATGCGCTTGGGCTGGAGCTTATCGCAGGAACCGGCTTCTCGAACCCTGGCAACCTGCTCGCCAGACCGGACAGCGCTCGCTACCAATACGTCATCAACGAAGACATGGTACGGCTGGCGGGCTGGACGCCGGAGACCGCGATTGGGCAGCGCTTGAGTGTCTCCGGCGGGACCAGAATGGGCGATGTGGTCGGCGTAATCCAAGACTACAATTTCCTGCCCCTGACCGAGCAGATCCAGCCTCTGGCCCTGTTTGTCGAGCCGTCCTGGAACGTGCTCCTGGTCAAAATGGATGGCCGAAACGTCTCTGGCACGCTCGAGGCGATCAGGTCCACCTGGAGAGCGGCCACGGGGGGGAGTCCCTTCAGTTACCAGTTCCTGGACCGGGAATACAATGCCCTTTATCAGACGGAGCAACGGCTTGCCGGAGTGATGGGTGCCGCGGCGTATCTGGCTATTCTGATCGCCTGCCTGGGCCTCTTGGGACTGGCCTCGTATACCGCCGAGCAGCGAACCAAAGAGATCGGCATTCGCAAGGCCCTTGGCGCCTCGGTGTTTGGAGTTGTCACCATGCTAAACCGGGAGTTCAGTCTGCTGGTGCTGATTGGCTTCCTTATCGGCGCCCCCGCCGCGTGGATGGCCATGAACCGTTGGCTGGAGGGGTATGCATACCGGGCGCCGCTGAGCGTCTGGTCGGTGCTCGGTGCGGGTGGGCTGATTCTGGCGATGGCGTGGTTCACCGCCGGATGGCAGTCGTGGCGTGCCGCCAGGGTGAATCCGGCCAAGGCGCTGGGACGGTAG
- a CDS encoding ATP-binding cassette domain-containing protein: MFTLEHVSKRYGPTTALNRFSHAFQPNRTTAIIGHSGCGKSTLLRLCLGLIQTDTGRVLFGSTPLGPDTITDIRHRTGYVIQDGGLFPHLTAFENAALLPRRLGWEKDRARARAEILTRTLGLKTYHLDRFPLELSGGQRQRIGLLRALMTDPEVLLMDEPLGALDPIIRAELQGHLVGLFRQMEKTVILVTHDVGEAGLFGHEILLMKSGGIEQQGTLKDLVRTPSSDFVRDFVNAQRSPLESIR; this comes from the coding sequence ATGTTCACGCTGGAACACGTCTCAAAGCGCTACGGCCCCACCACGGCCCTGAACCGCTTTTCGCACGCATTCCAGCCTAACCGGACGACGGCCATCATCGGCCACAGCGGCTGCGGCAAGTCCACCCTGCTACGCCTGTGCCTCGGTCTGATCCAGACGGACACCGGGCGCGTTCTGTTCGGCTCGACTCCCCTCGGCCCGGACACGATCACCGATATCCGGCACCGGACCGGCTACGTGATTCAGGACGGCGGACTGTTCCCGCACCTGACGGCGTTCGAAAACGCCGCGCTCCTCCCGCGCCGACTCGGTTGGGAAAAGGACCGCGCCCGCGCACGGGCCGAAATCCTCACGCGAACGCTCGGCCTGAAAACCTACCACCTGGACCGCTTTCCCCTTGAGCTCTCCGGCGGTCAGCGCCAGCGCATCGGCCTGCTGCGTGCGCTGATGACCGACCCGGAGGTACTGCTCATGGATGAGCCCCTTGGGGCGCTCGATCCAATAATTCGCGCCGAACTGCAGGGGCACCTGGTGGGCCTCTTCCGGCAGATGGAAAAGACCGTGATCCTGGTGACGCATGATGTCGGCGAAGCCGGCCTGTTCGGCCACGAGATCCTGCTCATGAAATCCGGCGGCATCGAGCAACAGGGCACGCTCAAGGATCTTGTGCGCACGCCATCATCGGACTTCGTGCGGGACTTCGTCAATGCACAGCGTAGCCCGCTGGAGTCCATTCGATGA
- a CDS encoding T9SS type A sorting domain-containing protein, which produces MTSVRIALPLVLLAAAPICAAAQDAPPCGRGTAVAVVEGREVQGGAFSSGFLYFATAEPREIVQWRHRLKGFDASLVFGAGIWLSGSLDGELRASVAFYGRQDFWPGPLGPDGQPAEDCTPFDRIWSVSKADLTTFAETGVATDDLVSWPTGLGAPTLDASGNRVPITTGSIQARAARTIDLDAGEWPLLRGDVTHWWVVNDVAEYLESGRTPPLFVEVGVTAFAFDVDGVLGRTLFYEFDVRKPAGATIEDAFVGFYTDMDLGDFDDDYMGSDSVLGMVYTYNAVPTDAQWGERPPAVGMDILRGPRGPMDERTPMTSAILPSNTRTQPEVVRNYFLGKNRLGSQLVSYGRGHPEPGRTDPTTRWHFWGEPGTFWSELDSDGSGTATAQSDRRIVSGAGPVPLGPEHPQDVLIAVITSIGEDHVDSVRQLKADDRFLQRLADDGILDIAFIPEVLPTPIPGVLAASLYPVPAADFARLEYHLPLDEPVEISVFDALGRPISTVPANSTAGFHEIEIDTTGLRPGLYLVRIRIGSRLFARSLVVAR; this is translated from the coding sequence ATGACTTCAGTCCGAATCGCCCTACCCCTAGTCCTCCTTGCGGCCGCGCCGATCTGCGCTGCGGCCCAGGATGCTCCACCATGCGGACGGGGCACGGCCGTCGCCGTCGTCGAAGGGCGCGAGGTACAGGGCGGGGCCTTCAGCTCCGGCTTTCTCTACTTCGCCACAGCGGAGCCGCGGGAGATCGTTCAGTGGCGCCACCGCCTGAAGGGCTTCGATGCGAGCCTGGTCTTTGGCGCAGGCATCTGGCTGTCCGGATCCCTCGATGGCGAACTGCGCGCCTCCGTCGCCTTCTACGGTCGACAGGATTTCTGGCCTGGCCCGCTCGGACCAGACGGCCAGCCTGCCGAGGATTGCACTCCTTTTGACCGGATCTGGTCCGTTTCCAAAGCCGATCTGACTACGTTCGCCGAAACAGGCGTTGCCACCGATGACCTGGTGTCCTGGCCGACGGGTCTGGGCGCCCCGACGCTGGACGCATCAGGCAACCGCGTGCCCATCACGACAGGCTCCATCCAGGCCCGGGCCGCACGCACCATAGACCTGGATGCCGGCGAGTGGCCCCTTCTTCGAGGGGACGTAACCCACTGGTGGGTGGTAAACGATGTGGCAGAATACCTGGAATCGGGGCGGACGCCGCCCCTGTTTGTGGAAGTGGGTGTCACGGCGTTTGCATTCGACGTCGACGGCGTGCTGGGGCGCACGCTGTTCTACGAGTTCGATGTGCGAAAGCCCGCAGGAGCGACCATTGAGGACGCGTTTGTCGGCTTCTACACCGACATGGACCTCGGGGATTTCGACGACGACTACATGGGGTCGGACTCCGTTTTGGGAATGGTCTACACGTACAACGCGGTCCCGACCGACGCGCAATGGGGCGAGCGCCCACCCGCGGTCGGCATGGACATCCTTCGGGGACCAAGGGGGCCCATGGACGAAAGGACCCCCATGACCTCCGCCATACTGCCATCCAATACCCGCACCCAGCCCGAGGTTGTTCGAAACTATTTTCTGGGTAAGAATCGGCTTGGCTCACAGCTGGTCTCCTACGGTCGGGGTCACCCTGAGCCCGGAAGAACCGACCCTACCACCCGTTGGCACTTCTGGGGAGAACCCGGGACCTTCTGGTCCGAGCTGGATTCGGATGGCTCCGGAACCGCGACGGCGCAAAGTGACCGCCGCATTGTATCAGGAGCGGGTCCCGTACCTCTCGGCCCGGAGCACCCGCAGGATGTCCTCATCGCCGTGATCACTTCAATAGGCGAGGATCACGTGGACTCGGTCAGACAACTGAAGGCAGATGATCGATTCCTGCAGCGCCTTGCCGACGACGGAATCCTGGACATCGCCTTCATCCCGGAGGTGCTCCCGACCCCGATTCCTGGCGTATTGGCAGCGTCCCTCTATCCCGTCCCGGCGGCAGACTTCGCACGGCTCGAGTACCATCTGCCTCTGGACGAGCCCGTGGAAATCTCGGTGTTCGATGCGCTGGGGCGACCAATCTCGACCGTTCCGGCCAACTCGACCGCAGGCTTCCACGAAATCGAAATCGACACCACAGGTCTCCGCCCCGGACTCTACCTGGTGCGAATCCGCATCGGGTCTCGCCTGTTTGCCAGATCCCTGGTGGTAGCCCGCTAG
- a CDS encoding helix-turn-helix transcriptional regulator — translation MVLAILRNGPGYGYRIIKRIHDLTDGEIEWTTGTLYPFLHGLENEGVLRSYWEKADEGPRRKYYSLTPAGERALESESAQWERVYGLLSKLFAPPAHGSEALIPG, via the coding sequence ATGGTTCTTGCCATCCTCAGGAATGGTCCCGGATACGGATACCGCATCATCAAACGCATCCACGATCTGACCGATGGCGAGATCGAGTGGACCACCGGTACGCTCTATCCATTCCTGCACGGTCTGGAAAATGAGGGCGTGCTGCGAAGCTACTGGGAGAAGGCGGACGAAGGGCCGCGCCGCAAGTACTACAGTCTGACGCCCGCGGGAGAGCGGGCGCTTGAAAGCGAGAGCGCCCAGTGGGAACGGGTATATGGGCTGCTTTCGAAGCTATTTGCTCCGCCGGCACACGGCTCCGAAGCACTGATCCCGGGGTAG
- a CDS encoding ATP-binding protein encodes MIRIPLERRLRPQVELLLSEFPAVAILGPRQVGKTTLATLIADERDAVYLDLERPADLAKLSDPELYLDQYKDRLVIIDEVQRLPGLFRTLRGLIDEGRRSGRKTGRYLLLGSASIDLLKQSLESLAGRIAYVELHPLNLLETPDGVNGDLWIRGGFPDSLLASSDEASMRWRHSFIRTYLERDIPQLGPRIPAESLRRFWTMLAHLQGSLLNAAQLARSLGSDWTTISRYLDLMVDLLLVRRLQPWHGNTGKRLIKSPKTYVRDSGLLHTLLGIGSREELLGHPVAGASWEGYVIENLASSLPEGNELYFYRSAGGAEIDLIIGRPGGRTWAVEIKRSLSPKPRRGFHHAREDVKPDQSFVVYPGSERYPISDDVECIPVEQLASLVAGTGIGSR; translated from the coding sequence ATGATCCGGATTCCGCTAGAACGTCGCCTCAGACCGCAGGTCGAACTACTCCTCAGCGAGTTCCCGGCCGTCGCGATTCTCGGGCCGCGTCAGGTTGGTAAGACCACGCTTGCGACGCTGATCGCTGACGAACGCGACGCTGTGTATCTGGACCTGGAGCGGCCGGCCGATCTGGCCAAGCTGTCGGACCCGGAGTTGTACCTCGATCAGTACAAGGATCGTCTGGTCATCATTGACGAGGTTCAGCGACTGCCTGGGTTGTTTCGCACCTTGCGCGGGTTGATCGATGAAGGCCGAAGAAGCGGAAGGAAGACCGGGAGGTACCTGCTTCTCGGATCCGCGTCGATCGATCTACTGAAGCAATCCTTAGAATCACTCGCGGGAAGAATTGCTTACGTAGAACTGCACCCGCTCAACCTGCTGGAAACTCCGGATGGGGTTAATGGCGACCTGTGGATCCGAGGTGGGTTTCCGGACAGCCTTTTGGCGTCGAGCGATGAGGCCAGCATGCGATGGAGGCACAGCTTCATCAGGACGTATCTGGAAAGGGATATTCCGCAACTCGGCCCTCGCATTCCGGCCGAATCGCTTCGGCGGTTTTGGACCATGCTGGCGCATCTGCAGGGGAGCCTCCTGAACGCCGCCCAACTTGCCCGCAGTCTTGGATCAGATTGGACGACGATCAGCCGGTACCTGGACCTCATGGTTGACCTGCTGCTGGTGCGGCGACTTCAGCCCTGGCACGGTAACACCGGGAAGCGCCTCATCAAGTCACCGAAGACGTATGTCCGGGACAGCGGCCTCCTGCACACCCTGCTTGGCATTGGGTCGAGAGAAGAACTCCTGGGACACCCTGTCGCCGGCGCCAGTTGGGAGGGTTACGTCATCGAAAACCTCGCCTCCTCTTTGCCGGAGGGAAACGAACTCTACTTCTATCGCTCAGCCGGTGGCGCAGAGATTGACCTGATCATCGGAAGACCGGGCGGGCGCACCTGGGCGGTCGAGATCAAACGAAGCCTATCGCCAAAACCGAGGCGCGGATTCCACCACGCGCGTGAGGACGTGAAGCCGGACCAGTCGTTTGTCGTCTACCCAGGTTCGGAGAGGTACCCGATTTCGGACGACGTAGAGTGCATCCCTGTGGAGCAACTTGCCAGCCTGGTCGCGGGGACCGGGATCGGGAGCCGCTGA
- a CDS encoding ABC transporter permease subunit, whose product MILTLVIALLFQDVTVGSKKFTEGVILGDVVTLVAQAEGLPAEHRREIGGTRVLWSALLAGEIDAYPEYTGTLMAEILSGYDGSIPDTLRRLGIGMSPRLGFNNTYVIGLPRALAEERGITTTSDLRAHPDLILGFTNEFMDRADGWPLLRTRYRLPQTNVRGLDHDLAYQGVAAGDIQVIDLYSTDAEIAAYDLVTLEDDLGVFPEYQAMVLYRLDAPAALQEALERLAGAISEATMVAMNAAVRLEGESEGQVAADFLRAMGIEADFQAESRQQRIARTTVEHLILVGISLAAAILLAIPLGIWAARGRVAGAVILGTVGVIYTIPSLALLVFMIPLLGIGGTPAIVALFLYSLLPIVRNTHAGLTGIPAPLRESAAALGLGTWRTLRKIELPLAMPSILAGIKTAAVINVGTATLGAIIGAGGYGQPILTGIRLDDTALILEGAVPAAVLALAAQGLFDLLERFLVPRGLRLKPA is encoded by the coding sequence ATGATCCTGACGCTGGTCATAGCGCTCCTTTTTCAGGACGTGACTGTGGGCTCAAAGAAGTTCACCGAAGGTGTCATCCTGGGCGATGTCGTCACGCTGGTCGCACAGGCGGAGGGCCTGCCAGCCGAACATCGGCGTGAAATCGGCGGTACCCGCGTGCTTTGGAGTGCCCTCCTGGCGGGCGAAATCGATGCCTACCCCGAGTATACCGGCACACTGATGGCGGAAATCCTGAGCGGGTACGACGGATCGATCCCGGACACACTGCGCAGGTTGGGCATCGGCATGTCGCCGCGACTCGGGTTCAACAACACGTATGTGATTGGCCTGCCTCGAGCCCTAGCCGAGGAGCGCGGGATCACCACCACGTCAGACCTCCGCGCGCATCCCGACCTGATTCTGGGGTTCACCAACGAGTTTATGGACCGGGCCGACGGCTGGCCGTTGCTCCGCACCAGGTATCGCCTCCCCCAGACAAACGTGCGCGGTCTGGACCACGACCTCGCGTATCAAGGCGTCGCGGCGGGCGACATCCAGGTCATCGACCTCTACTCCACCGATGCCGAGATCGCGGCCTACGACCTGGTGACCCTGGAGGACGATCTTGGCGTCTTCCCCGAGTATCAGGCCATGGTGCTCTATCGCCTCGACGCCCCGGCGGCCCTGCAAGAGGCACTGGAACGCCTGGCCGGGGCCATCTCGGAAGCGACCATGGTTGCGATGAACGCAGCCGTGCGCCTTGAGGGAGAATCCGAGGGCCAGGTCGCCGCAGACTTCCTACGGGCGATGGGCATCGAAGCCGACTTCCAGGCCGAATCCCGGCAGCAGCGCATCGCCCGTACGACGGTCGAACACCTGATCCTGGTCGGAATCTCGCTGGCAGCCGCGATTCTGCTGGCAATACCGCTCGGCATCTGGGCGGCGCGTGGCCGGGTTGCGGGCGCCGTGATTCTGGGCACGGTCGGTGTGATCTATACCATCCCGAGCCTGGCCCTGCTGGTGTTCATGATTCCGCTGCTTGGGATCGGAGGAACGCCGGCCATCGTCGCGCTCTTTCTCTACAGCCTGCTGCCCATCGTACGCAACACCCATGCGGGGCTAACGGGGATTCCGGCTCCGCTCCGGGAATCGGCAGCGGCACTTGGACTTGGGACCTGGCGAACGCTTCGCAAGATTGAGCTGCCGCTGGCGATGCCGTCGATACTGGCGGGAATCAAAACGGCCGCGGTCATCAACGTCGGTACCGCCACGCTCGGGGCAATAATCGGTGCCGGCGGCTATGGACAGCCTATCCTGACGGGCATCCGGCTCGACGACACGGCGCTGATTCTGGAGGGGGCCGTGCCCGCCGCGGTGCTGGCGCTCGCTGCCCAGGGTCTCTTCGATCTGTTGGAACGTTTTCTTGTCCCGCGGGGTCTTCGGCTGAAGCCAGCCTGA
- a CDS encoding TetR/AcrR family transcriptional regulator → MAARDTSRKRESILDAALEVFQAEGYANASMDRIAEVAGASKRTVYNHFESKEALFEAVTERFMGEMAAVRAIPYDGSRDLAEQLTAFAAIKERVVLDPAWLGMMKVGLSVAVSDPELLRQSLERAGGGEDHLQRWLLAASDDGRLDVPDAALASELFWSMISGAIVWPQLVYGPMEPALVAVLRDEVIRMFLAGHRAGE, encoded by the coding sequence ATGGCAGCCCGAGACACAAGTCGCAAGCGCGAATCCATCCTCGACGCAGCCCTCGAAGTCTTCCAGGCGGAGGGGTACGCGAATGCGAGCATGGACCGCATCGCCGAGGTTGCAGGTGCCTCCAAACGCACCGTGTACAACCACTTTGAGAGCAAGGAGGCACTCTTTGAGGCTGTCACGGAGCGATTCATGGGCGAAATGGCCGCCGTGCGAGCTATTCCCTATGACGGCTCACGGGATCTCGCCGAGCAGTTGACTGCCTTTGCTGCCATCAAGGAGCGGGTTGTTCTGGATCCGGCCTGGCTCGGCATGATGAAGGTGGGGCTCAGCGTGGCGGTTTCCGACCCGGAGCTGCTGCGGCAGAGTCTGGAGCGGGCGGGCGGGGGTGAGGATCACCTGCAACGCTGGTTGCTCGCGGCTTCTGACGATGGGCGGCTGGACGTGCCGGACGCCGCGCTGGCGTCGGAATTGTTCTGGTCGATGATCTCCGGAGCGATTGTCTGGCCGCAACTGGTCTACGGGCCCATGGAGCCGGCCCTTGTTGCCGTGCTGCGGGACGAGGTGATCCGCATGTTTCTCGCTGGCCACCGGGCCGGCGAGTAG
- a CDS encoding MBL fold metallo-hydrolase, giving the protein MSVTQKKRRRWPRRLLIGLAILAAPILILMVDAWSALGSPPEGERLERISQSPQFRDGQFQNLLPLLADGVSFNTMKEFFFGGSEHRQPDQPIPVQPVAEAADDSLRVTWLGHSTLIVELEGTRILVDPVWGPRASPSRYVGSKRFYDSPLPLEDLPPIDAVVISHDHYDHLDLPTVRELAGRIERWIVPLGIGSHLESWGIAPDAIEELDWWDELPVGDIRLVSTPARHFSGRSVTDRNATLWTGWAFIGARHRIWYSGDTSLTPEFLEIGDRLGPFDLTMVEVGAYNKAWADVHLGPEQAVQAHQMVRGGLMLPVHWGLFDLALHGWTEPAERVRAAAGAAGISVAFPRPGESVTLDDYSSEVWWPELPWQNAEEAPNVSTGVSELTTTRGL; this is encoded by the coding sequence ATGAGCGTCACCCAAAAAAAGCGCCGACGCTGGCCGCGCCGCCTGCTCATCGGCCTCGCCATTCTGGCTGCACCCATCCTGATTCTCATGGTCGACGCATGGTCCGCGCTCGGTTCTCCTCCTGAAGGCGAACGTCTGGAGCGCATTTCGCAATCCCCGCAATTCCGGGACGGACAGTTCCAGAACCTGCTTCCCCTTCTCGCGGACGGTGTCTCTTTCAACACGATGAAGGAATTCTTCTTCGGCGGCAGCGAGCATCGTCAGCCTGACCAGCCCATTCCTGTGCAGCCGGTCGCCGAGGCTGCCGACGACAGTTTGAGGGTGACCTGGCTTGGCCATTCGACCCTGATCGTCGAGCTGGAGGGCACCCGCATCCTTGTTGACCCGGTCTGGGGTCCACGCGCCTCCCCAAGCCGATACGTAGGGTCCAAGCGATTCTACGACTCTCCGCTACCTCTCGAGGACCTGCCTCCGATCGATGCGGTGGTCATTTCCCACGACCACTACGACCATCTGGACCTGCCGACCGTTCGCGAGCTCGCCGGCCGCATCGAACGATGGATCGTACCGCTGGGAATCGGCTCACACCTCGAGAGTTGGGGCATCGCGCCCGACGCCATCGAAGAGCTGGACTGGTGGGACGAGTTGCCGGTGGGCGACATCCGACTCGTCAGCACGCCCGCGCGACACTTCTCCGGACGCAGTGTCACGGATCGGAACGCCACGCTCTGGACCGGCTGGGCATTCATCGGCGCTCGACACCGGATCTGGTACAGCGGCGACACGTCCCTGACGCCCGAGTTCCTCGAGATTGGAGACCGCCTGGGACCGTTCGACCTCACCATGGTGGAGGTCGGCGCCTACAACAAGGCGTGGGCAGACGTGCACCTGGGCCCCGAACAGGCAGTCCAGGCCCATCAGATGGTGCGCGGCGGCCTGATGCTGCCGGTCCACTGGGGTCTCTTTGACCTGGCCCTGCACGGATGGACGGAGCCGGCGGAGCGTGTGCGTGCCGCCGCTGGCGCAGCCGGTATCTCCGTCGCCTTCCCCCGTCCGGGAGAAAGCGTGACGCTGGATGACTATTCCAGCGAGGTCTGGTGGCCGGAACTCCCCTGGCAGAACGCGGAGGAGGCTCCCAACGTCTCGACGGGTGTCTCGGAACTGACGACAACGCGCGGCCTCTGA